A region of the Massilia sp. erpn genome:
ACGCTGGAGCAGATTAATGGTAAATGGGAAACCGTGGCCTATGGTGCGGCCGTACTGGCCCAGGATCTGGAGATTCTGGCTGGAAATTACGGCAATACCGATCGCTCGAATATCCGCTTTATTCGCATTTATCAGGCGCAATCAGATTTACTGGAAGTAAGCGGCAAAGAGGGAGGCAGCCGCTTCGCTCCCTTATATTCTGCCCGTCAATCCCTGTTACTCCAGCGCAGTGGCAAAGCCGATGAGCTGCTCGACAGCAGCGAGCTGCTCGGTCCACTGCAAGCCGCGGTCAAGAAAAACATGGATGCCAATAATTAAGGGAAAGGGATGAAGATGAAAAATTCTTTGAGCCGTCTGATCGTCGGCGCGAGCCTGGCCCTGGCCCTGCCGGCCGCCTTCGCCCAATGGAAAACCCTGAATATACCGCTCGTAACGCAGGAACACAGCCAATGGTGCTGGTCCGGCACCAGCAAGGCCGTGCTGAATTTCTATGGCCAGAATCCCAGTCAGTGCCAGATCGTCAACTGGGCTTTCGGGCTGAACTATGCCTGCGGCAACAGCAACTTCAACTGGAATAGCCCGGCCAACCAGCCCAACAGTATGTATGGCTCGAACGGCAGCGTGCAGAACATCCTGAGGAATTGGGGGGTGCAGAACACTGCGTATAGCGTGGCCTCGTCCTGGAGCTCGGTGGTGTCGGACATCAACGGCAACCGGCCCTTCGTGATCCGCTATGGCTGGACCAGCGGCGGCGGCCACATCATGGTGGGGCGCGGCTATGAGACGATCAATGGCGTGAACTACGTCTACATCATGAATCCCTGGCCCGGCGAAGGCCAGACTTCACGCACGTATGCCTCGGCGGTGCAGGCGTCCGACCACAAGTGGACGCATACCCAGCGCATGAACCAATAGACGACAAAAAACCCCACCAAGGCCGAAATCGACATCATGGCGATTTCGTGCACTGGTGGGGTTTTTCTTTATAACTAGCCTGACGATAACCTACTTTCACACTGGTTGCAGCACTATCATCGGCGCAAAGTCGTTTCACGGTCCTGTTCGGGATGGGAAGGGGTGGGACCGACTTGCTATGGTCATCAGGCATAACTTGTACGAGTGCCGCGTATTCTCGCGTCACTCTGAATCTGGAAGAAGTTAGTTTTGGGTACTCATCTCGAGTAAATGATAACCGTCAAGGTTATAGGGACAAGCCGTACGGGCAATTAGTATCGGTTAGCTTAATGCATTACTGCACTTCCACACCCGACCTATCAACGTCCTGGTCTCGAACGACCCTTCAAGGAGCTCAAGGCTCCGGGAAATCTCATCTTAAGGCAAGTTTCCCGCTTAGATGCTTTCAGCGGTTATCTCTTCCGAACTTAGCTACCCGGCAATGCCACTGGCGTGACAACCGGTACACCAGAGGTTCGTCCACTCCGGTCCTCTCGTACTAGGAGCAGCCCCCTTCAAATTTCCAACGCCCACGGCAGATAGGGACCAAACTGTCTCACGACGTTTTAAACCCAGCTCACGTACCACTTTAAATGGCGAACAGCCATACCCTTGGGACCGGCTACAGCCCCAGGATGTGATGAGCCGACATCGAGGTGCCAAACTCCCCCGTCGATATGAACTCTTGGGAGGAATCAGCCTGTTATCCCCAGAGTACCTTTTATCCGTTGAGCGATGGCCCTTCCATACAGAACCACCGGATCACTATGTCCTACTTTCGTACCTGCTCGACTTGTCGGTCTCGCAGTTAAGCACGCTTATGCCATTGCACTATTAGCACGATGTCCGACCGTACCTAGCGTACCTTCGAACTCCTCCGTTACACTTTAGGAGGAGACCGCCCCAGTCAAACTGCCTACCATGCACTGTCCCCGATCCGGATTACGGACCAAGGTTAGAACCTCAAACAAACCAGGGTGGTATTTCAAGGATGGCTCCACGAGAACTGGCGTCCCCGCTTCAAAGCCTCCCACCTATCCTACACAGATTGGTTCAAAGTCCAATGCAAAGCTACAGTAAAGGTTCATGGGGTCTTTCCGTCTAGCCGCGGGTAGATTGCATCATCACAAACACTTCAACTTCGCTGAGTCTCGGGAGGAGACAGTGTGGCCATCGTTACGCCATTCGTGCAGGTCGGAACTTACCCGACAAGGAATTTCGCTACCTTAGGACCGTTATAGTTACGGCCGCCGTTTACTGGGACTTCAATCAAGAGCTTGCACCCCATCATTTAATCTTCCAGCACCGGGCAGGCGTCACACCCTATACGTCCACTTTCGTGTTTGCAGAGTGCTGTGTTTTTATTAAACAGTCGCAGCCACCAGTTTATTGCAACCTTTTCGCCCTTCCACAGTAAAGTGGTCAAGCTACCGAGGCGTACCTTTTCCCGAAGTTACGGTACCAATTTGCCGAGTTCCTTCTCCCGAGTTCTCTCAAGCGCCTTAGAATACTCATCTCGCCCACCTGTGTCGGTTTGCGGTACGGTCTCGTATGACTGAAGCTTAGAGGCTTTTCTTGGAACCACTTCCGATTGCTTCATGCACAAGTGCACTCGTCCCAGTCCCTTGAATTACGTGCCCGGATTTGCCTAAGCACCTTCTATGAACCAGAAACTGACTATTCCAACAGTCAGACAACCTTCCGCGATCCGTCCCCCCATCGCATCATACGACGGTGCAGGAATATTAACCTGCTTCCCATCAGCTACGCATCTCTGCCTCGCCTTAGGGGCCGACTCACCCTGCTCCGATGAACGTTGAACAGGAAACCTTGGGCTTACGGCGTGGAGGCTTTTCACCCCCATTATCGCTACTCATGTCAGCATTCGCACTTCTGATACCTCCAGCAGCCTTTACAAGCCACCTTCGCAGGCTTACAGAACGCTCTCCTACCATATCCTTACGGATATCCGCAGCTTCGGTGACTGGCTTAGCCCCGTTACATCTTCCGCGCAGGACGACTCGATCAGTGAGCTATTACGCTTTCTTTAAATGATGGCTGCTTCTAAGCCAACATCCTGACTGTTTTAGCCTTCCCACTTCGTTTTCCACTTAGCCAATCTTTGGGACCTTAGCTGGCGGTCTGGGTTGTTTCCCTCTTGACACCGGACGTTAGCACCCGATGTCTGTCTCCCAAGCTCGCACTCACCGGTATTCGGAGTTTGCAATGGTTTGGTAAGTCGCGATGACCCCCTAGCCATAACAGTGCTCTACCCCCGGTGGTGATACTTGAGGCACTACCTAAATAGTTTTCGGAGAGAACCAGCTATTTCCAAGTTTGTTTAGCCTTTCACCCCTACCCACAGCTCATCCCCTAATTTTTCAACATTAGTGGGTTCGGTCCTCCAGTGCGTGTTACCGCACCTTCAACCTGGCCATGGGTAGATCACTTGGTTTCGGGTCTACACCCAGCGACTGGCGCCCTGTTCGGACTCGATTTCTCTACGGCTCCCCTATTTGGTTAACCTCGCCACTGAATGTAAGTCGCTGACCCATTATACAAAAGGTACGCAGTCACCCCACAAGGAGGCTCCTACTGTTTGTATGCACACGGTTTCAGGATCTATTTCACTCCCCTCCCGGGGTTCTTTTCGCCTTTCCCTCACGGTACTGGTTCACTATCGGTCGATTACGAGTATTTAGCCTTGGAGGATGGTCCCCCCATCTTCAGACAGGATTTCTCGTGTCCCGCCCTACTTGTCGCACGCTTAGTACCACCGGTCTGATTTCGTGTACGGGGCTATCACCCGCTATGGCTGCCATTTCCAGAGCATTCCACTATCAGTCCGACTATCACGTGCAGGCTCTTCCCATTTCGCTCGCCACTACTTTGGGAATCTCGGTTGATTTCTTTTCCTGCAGCTACTTAGATGTTTCAGTTCGCCGCGTTCGCTTCGTACACCTATGTATTCAGTGTACGATGACCTAAAAGGCCGGGTTTCCCCATTCGGAAATCTTCGGATCAAGGCTTGTTTGTCAGCTCCCCGAAGCTTATCGCAGACTTCTACGTCCTTCATCGCCTGTAATCGCCAAGGCATCCGCCATGTGCACTTATTCACTTGTCCCTATAACGTTGACGGCTATAGGTTAAGCATTTACTACTGTGTTTGATGAGTTTTTGTATGCGTTCCTTTCGGAACACTACCCTAAGTGTATATCTTGCGATATACGCTTAATAAAACTTTACTTCTTCCAGATTGTTAAAGAACGAAACTCACTTAGTCTCTAAAAGACCAAACCTAAACATCTCGCCGTGATGGCTACGCTTACGTTTGAGCTTTTGGTGGAGGATGACGGGATCGAACCGACGACCCCCTGCTTGCAAAGCAGGTGCTCTCCCAGCTGAGCTAATCCCCCATTGACTTACTTGGTGGGTCTGGTTGGGCTCGAACCAACGACCCCCGCGTTATCAACACGGTGCTCTAACCAGCTGAGCTACAGACCCGCGCTCGTTTCTCTTTACTTCATAACAGCCGATAAGTGTGAGCGTTTGGCTTTGCGCCATACTCTAGAAAGGAGGTGATCCAGCCGCACCTTCCGATACGGCTACCTTGTTACGACTTCACCCCAGTCACGAATCCTACCGTGGTAAGCGCCCTCCTTACGGTTAAGCTACCTACTTCTGGTAAAACCCGCTCCCATGGTGTGACGGGCGGTGTGTACAAGACCCGGGAACGTATTCACCGCGACATGCTGATCCGCGATTACTAGCGATTCCAACTTCATGCAGTCGAGTTGCAGACTACAATCCGGACTACGATACACTTTCTGGGATTAGCTCCCCCTCGCGGGTTGGCGGCCCTCTGTATGTACCATTGTATGACGTGTGAAGCCCTACCCATAAGGGCCATGAGGACTTGACGTCATCCCCACCTTCCTCCGGTTTGTCACCGGCAGTCTCATTAGAGTGCTCTTTCGTAGCAACTAATGACAAGGGTTGCGCTCGTTGCGGGACTTAACCCAACATCTCACGACACGAGCTGACGACAGCCATGCAGCACCTGTGTGCAGGTTCTCTTTCGAGCACTCCCCGATCTCTCGAGGATTCCTGCCATGTCAAGGGTAGGTAAGGTTTTTCGCGTTGCATCGAATTAATCCACATCATCCACCGCTTGTGCGGGTCCCCGTCAATTCCTTTGAGTTTTAATCTTGCGACCGTACTCCCCAGGCGGTCTACTTCACGCGTTAGCTGCGTTACCAAGTCAATTAAGACCCGACAACTAGTAGACATCGTTTAGGGCGTGGACTACCAGGGTATCTAATCCTGTTTGCTCCCCACGCTTTCGTGCATGAGCGTCAGTTTTGACCCAGGGGGCTGCCTTCGCCATCGGTGTTCCTCCACATCTCTACGCATTTCACTGCTACACGTGGAATTCTACCCCCCTCTGCCAAACTCTAGCCTTACAGTCTCCATCGCCATTCCCAGGTTAAGCCCGGGGATTTCACGACAGACTTATAAAACCGCCTGCGCACGCTTTACGCCCAGTAATTCCGATTAACGCTTGCACCCTACGTATTACCGCGGCTGCTGGCACGTAGTTAGCCGGTGCTTATTCTTCAGGTACCGTCATTAGAAGTGGATATTAGCCACTCCCGTTTCTTCCCTGACAAAAGAGCTTTACAACCCGAAGGCCTTCTTCACTCACGCGGCATTGCTGGATCAGGGTTGCCCCCATTGTCCAAAATTCCCCACTGCTGCCTCCCGTAGGAGTCTGGGCCGTGTCTCAGTCCCAGTGTGGCTGGTCGTCCTCTCAGACCAGCTACTGATCGTTGCCTTGGTGAGCCTTTACCTCACCAACTAGCTAATCAGATATCGGCCGCTCCAGGAGCATGAGGTCTTGCGAGCCCCCACTTTCATCCATAGATCGTATGCGGTATTAGCGTAACTTTCGCTACGTTATCCCCCACTCTTGGGTACGTTCCGATATATTACTCACCCGTTCGCCACTCGTCAGCGGAGCAAGCTCCCTGTTACCGTTCGACTTGCATGTGTAAAGCATGCCGCCAGCGTTCAATCTGAGCCAGGATCAAACTCTTCAGTTTAATCTCTGTTGTCCGGCATTGCTGCCGGGGTCACTCACTCAAAATACTGACGATCCCTTCTCTCGAAGGTCACGTTTAATATATTTGCATGAGCGTTTGAATCTATTATTTGAGCTTCAGGACCGAAGTCCCGAGCACATCATCAAACGCCCACACTTATCGACTGTTAATTTTTAAAGAACCGCTGCATCGAGACAAAGCGTTGTGTTTGTCAGCAGCAGAGAAGCGAGATTATCTAGTGTTTCGAATGAATCGTCAAGCTCTTCTTTTTCCCCTACCGTTTCACGATTTGCATCTGCGTTGCGGCGGGGACAGAACTATAGCAAAGCAGCATGGCACGCGCAAGGGCTTTTTCGCCACATCCAGTCATCCCTGCATTCTTCCTTCCAAGACCACTTTTGTGCAGACTGTCGCACACCGCTGGCCCGGATAGACAGGTTTGCGTAAGGTTATCTACACTTGCCGCTTACTCAAGAAGAAAGAAAGCATGTTCCCAACCCCGAAATTGCAAGAAACGCTGAAAACCATCCTGGCCTGGCTGCACCGCGGCTTCGATGCGACCGCGACCTGGGTAACGCAGCTTTCATGGTGGAAATTCTTTCTTTTCGCCGCACTGTCCCTGATCGCCGCCTCGATTCTGCAAGATGAGCTGTTTTCGCCCAGTCCAAGCGACGAGGTCGTGACGCGCTCGCATAAGCGCAACCGCCCCGGCGAAACCAATATCACCATCGACGACAGCGGCATCCACTTCAATCCGCGCGGCGTGAAGACGCGTAAGGATGCAGCCAAGCCGGAGGAGCCGCCCAAGCCCGCCGAGACCATCCCCGGCGAAGTGCCGGACGCGCCGACCGCGCCCACGGCCACGCCCGCACCCGAAGCGCCAGTCGCCAAGCCGGCCCGTCCAGCCAAACCGGCCAAACCCGCCCTGCCCGCCGGCGCTCCGCAACCGGGCGAGGAAGTCCATATTGAATTGCCGCCGCAGATCGGCGAGGAATTATCCAATGCGATCGAAGAGGCGGTCGACGATGCCGCCGAGCAGAAGGTATCGCGCTATACCCAGCAGGCGTCCACCTGGTTCAAGAGTTTCGTCTCCCTGCTGGTACTGGCCCTGTTCGCCACCAAAGCCCTGATGGGCGGCAAGAAACGGGCGGAAGCGGAAACCCAGACCGCCAACGCCGCCGCCGAGCGCGCTGCCATGCAGCGCCAGCTCAGCGAGGCAAAGATGCAGATGATGCAGGCCCAGGTCGAACCGCATTTCCTGTTCAATACCCTTGCCTCGGTCGAGCACCTGATTGAAACCGATCCGCCACGCGCCTCGGCCATGCAGCGCAGCTTGATCAAATACCTGCGCGCCGTGCTGCCGCAGATGCGCGAAAATGCCCTGATCACCAATCTGGGGCGCGAAGCCGATATGGTGGTGGCGTATCTGGCGCTGCTGAAAATGCGTATGGAAGAGCGCTTGAGCATCGATTTTGCCATCCCTGAAGGCCTGCGCACCGCCGCTTTCCCCCCCATGATGCTGCAATCGATGGTGGAAAACGCCATCAAGCACGGGCTGGAAGGCAAACCCGAAGGCGGCACCCTCAAAGTGCGCGCGGAAGTGGCGCATAATAAGCTGCGCGTGGTCGTCACCGACGATGGCCTG
Encoded here:
- a CDS encoding C39 family peptidase, which produces MKNSLSRLIVGASLALALPAAFAQWKTLNIPLVTQEHSQWCWSGTSKAVLNFYGQNPSQCQIVNWAFGLNYACGNSNFNWNSPANQPNSMYGSNGSVQNILRNWGVQNTAYSVASSWSSVVSDINGNRPFVIRYGWTSGGGHIMVGRGYETINGVNYVYIMNPWPGEGQTSRTYASAVQASDHKWTHTQRMNQ
- a CDS encoding sensor histidine kinase; this translates as MFPTPKLQETLKTILAWLHRGFDATATWVTQLSWWKFFLFAALSLIAASILQDELFSPSPSDEVVTRSHKRNRPGETNITIDDSGIHFNPRGVKTRKDAAKPEEPPKPAETIPGEVPDAPTAPTATPAPEAPVAKPARPAKPAKPALPAGAPQPGEEVHIELPPQIGEELSNAIEEAVDDAAEQKVSRYTQQASTWFKSFVSLLVLALFATKALMGGKKRAEAETQTANAAAERAAMQRQLSEAKMQMMQAQVEPHFLFNTLASVEHLIETDPPRASAMQRSLIKYLRAVLPQMRENALITNLGREADMVVAYLALLKMRMEERLSIDFAIPEGLRTAAFPPMMLQSMVENAIKHGLEGKPEGGTLKVRAEVAHNKLRVVVTDDGLGFGAKPSDGTGLGLLTIRERLKLLHGDQAHLKIEPNQPSGVIATIEVPYQLAK